In Thamnophis elegans isolate rThaEle1 chromosome 4, rThaEle1.pri, whole genome shotgun sequence, the following proteins share a genomic window:
- the LOC116508071 gene encoding lysophosphatidic acid receptor 6-like translates to MDSSKCHNCTRVQNLFFASSYSLIFIIGLLLNSTALYIFIFRDVVRSITTVYMKNLAICDLLLLASMPLRIYYYGWHPELSQITCEVAGLLLLVNMYGSIFLLTCISADRWMAVCFPLSSWSQAIRRQAKYICVGIWTLSIVGTIPTYFVGKKTEISSTLCFDGHPEYITNPGISSTMVLCYAITLAVMVASSSSLLHVFHQSVSVEMELINISKIRLMVVTNVAIFLGCFLPYHLTVLCYLVPWLNATHLDQAYRYVLLLSCVNAALDPLVYYFTTETFRRQVSLEPFLRARVSQCDYVEGIRLPGQPLEAQPPPAS, encoded by the coding sequence ATGGATTCCAGCAAATGCCACAATTGTACCAGGGTACAGAATCTGTTCTTTGCCAGCAGCTACTCACTAATCTTTATAATAGGCCTCCTGCTGAACTCTACAGCTCTGTACATTTTTATCTTCAGAGATGTTGTCCGCTCCATCACCACCGTCTACATGAAGAATCTAGCAATCTGCGATCTTTTGCTGTTGGCATCAATGCCTCTGAGGATATACTACTATGGCTGGCATCCCGAGCTATCTCAAATCACATGTGAAGTGGCAGGCCTGCTGCTCTTGGTTAACATGTACGGCAGCATCTTCCTTCTGACTTGCATCAGTGCAGACCGCTGGATGGCTGTGTGCTTCCCACTCAGCTCCTGGTCACAGGCCATACGCCGACAAGCCAAGTACATCTGTGTGGGTATATGGACCTTGAGTATTGTGGGAACCATCCCCACGTACTTTGTTGGCAAGAAGACTGAGATAAGCTCCACTCTCTGTTTTGATGGACATCCCGAATATATCACGAATCCTGGTATTTCCAGTACTATGGTGCTATGCTATGCCATTACATTGGCTGTCATGGTAGCTTCCTCATCTAGTCTGCTCCATGTTTTCCACCAGAGTGTAAGTGTGGAGATGGAGCTGATCAATATATCCAAGATCAGATTAATGGTAGTAACGAATGTGGCCATTTTTCTGGGTTGCTTCCTGCCCTACCATTTGACAGTACTTTGCTATCTTGTACCATGGTTGAATGCAACTCATTTAGATCAGGCTTACAGATACGTCCTGCTCCTGTCCTGTGTGAATGCTGCCCTAGATCCTCTGGTCTATTATTTTACCACTGAGACCTTCCGACGACAAGTATCCCTAGAGCCCTTTCTTAGGGCCAGGGTGTCCCAATGTGACTACGTGGAAGGAATAAGGCTGCCTGGCCAGCCCTTGGAAGCACAACCTCCCCCTGCATCTTGA
- the LOC116508070 gene encoding flavin-containing monooxygenase FMO GS-OX-like 2 gives MVPTKLRVAVIGAGAAGLCAARHILASSEIFAPPVVFESSDRLGGTWIYTEEKEDATGRIIHSSMYRDLRTNLPKESMAFPDFPFDPSLPSFLHHSDVLAYLDSYAEQSGVCEHIRFQWQVEEVRPVPRDAGSLGGWEITATVQHPESAQQVTENFDAIMVCTGHYTVPFIPPIPGLDSFQGHLLHSHSYRYPEPFANQSVVLVGAGPSGVDLALQLSNVAAQVVLSHNRQHVCGLPKEVIQVPPLLKVGQKTVVFTDGSKMPADVLILCTGYKYSFPFLDLAQLGLQETDYGVGPLYQHLLPPQHPSLFLIGLCQQICPFPHFYCQVLFALAVLSGRCSLPSVTDMEAEVERQLGLHLKKGGLARYFLKMKEQQWSYMEDLAHLAGFPPVPPAVQQIYEDTHASRLCNVSTYRSRNYRLLGPSAWELVQDWGENCMKTEDAK, from the exons ATGGTACCGACAAAACTGCGCGTGGCAGTCATTGGGGCTGGAGCAGCGGGACTGTGTGCCGCGCGGCACATCCTTGCCTCTTCTGAGATTTTTGCTCCACCCGTGGTATTTGAGTCCTCGGATCGCTTGGGAGGCACCTGGATTTACACAGAGGAGAAAGAAGATGCCACGGGAAGAATCATCCATTCCAGCATGTACCGGGACCTCAG GACCAATCTGCCCAAGGAATCAATGGCCTTTCCAGATTTCCCCTTTGACCCATCACTGCCTTCATTCCTGCACCACTCGGATGTTTTGGCCTACCTGGATAGCTATGCAGAGCAGTCTGGAGTCTGTGAGCATATCAGG TTCCAATGGCAAGTGGAGGAGGTCAGGCCTGTCCCGAGGGATGCAGGCAGCCTAGGTGGCTGGGAGATCACAGCAACAGTGCAGCACCCAGAATCAGCTCAGCAAGTCACAGAGAACTTTGATGCCATCATGGTCTGCACTGG ccattacACTGTCCCATTTATACCTCCCATTCCTGGGTTGGACTCTTTCCAAG gccATCTTTTACACAGCCACTCTTACCGCTATCCAGAGCCCTTTGCCAACCAATCTGTAGTGCTGGTAGGCGCTGGTCCATCAGGAGTTGACCTGGCCTTGCAACTCTCTAATGTAGCTGCTCAAGTGGTGCTCAGCCATAATAGGCAACATGTGTGTGGGCTGCCTAAGGAAGTGATACAGGTGCCCCCACTTCTGAAGGTGGGGCAAAAGACAGTGGTATTCACAGACGGTTCCAAGATGCCAGCCGACGTCTTGATTCTCTGCACAGGCTACAAGTACAGCTTCCCTTTCTTGGACTTGGCCCAGTTGGGCTTACAAGAGACAGATTATGGAGTGGGGCCCCTCTACCAGCATTTACTGCCCCCTCAGCACCCGTCTCTCTTCTTGATCGGCCTTTGTCAGCAGATCTGTCCTTTCCCGCACTTCTACTGCCAGGTGCTATTTGCGCTGGCTGTGCTAAGTGGGCGCTGTTCCCTCCCTTCTGTGACCGACATGGAGGCTGAAGTCGAAAGACAGCTGGGACTACATTTGAAGAAGGGAGGGTTGGCTCGGTACTTCCTGAAGATGAAGGAACAGCAGTGGAGCTATATGGAGGACCTAGCTCACCTTGCTGGATTCCCACCTGTGCCACCTGCTGTCCAACAAATTTATGAAGATACCCATGCCAGCCGTCTCTGCAATGTGAGCACCTATCGTAGCAGAAACTATCGGCTATTGGGCCCAAGTGCTTGGGAGTTGGTGCAGGATTGGGGTGagaattgcatgaagactgaagATGCAAAATAA